The region AAAGAGCAAGTAGAGGTGGATTAAATTTATCTTAATCACCGCCACGTTGTCTTTCAATGTaatttatcttaaaaaaaatctcattttgtGAATCGAAGTGCGAGAATATATCTCTTTCGGTTtgatttatgaataattatgttCCGATGATTTCGATCATAAACCTAAGATCCAATGAGGAAACTGATTTATTAaccaatcaaaataattaatttgattaatgatgAAATCATCCGAATCGACTCAAATGAACGGAGTAGCTGAGGGGGATATTATTGCTCACAAGAATCCTATCCAAATTTTACTTAAACCACATTTTCAGACTCAGTGAGCTGGCCTTTACTGTTTACATTTCTAATTTTCTATCCACCTTTCATGGCGATTGCTCCACCTTCTCTTCACAAATATTTGTACGCGAAATACCCTTGCGTTTCTCATGATTTCCGGTTTCGTCATTCCCTCCGTTTCTCTTGTCGACCGTTCCGGTTCACTGCTAGGGCTAGCTCCACTGTCTCTTTGGAGACGGTAAACTCTATCTCCCCCTTTTCTTTTTCCCggttttttaatttcattttttcttatttatactttgatgaaATTTCGACTATTTTTAATAACTTGGACAAAAAAgatgttttaaataataaaaatttcagatttaatTATCAAAACTGAAAGttaaaaatcattaattatttcttttatttgctgAAAATATTGTGATAAttatttttgatcaatttatgCCAATTGAGCATTAATTCAGATGGCATCGTAGTTGTTTTCAGTAGAACGCGAATTTAAACTCACTTAAATGCCTATAATTCTTGAAGATTTGAGTGACGGATATAAGAAATGCATATAATTTTTCAGGATTTAAGCATTCAGAAGAATCAAACAGAGGGAACAGATTTGTTTTCTTGCCCTGTGTGCTATGAACCACTTATACGAAAAGGCCCGCCGGGTTTAAACTTGTAAGTTAGTACGTACTGTATGTATTTGTTAATCTTTCTATCAGACTCGAGTACGACTATCAGACGCATTTTGCCTAACTTGCAGGGCAGCTATTTACCGGTCCGGATTTAAGTGTAAACAATGCGACAAATCGTATTCGAGTAAAGACACGTATCTCGATCTGACTGTTACTGCCGGATTGAGAGACTACACTGAAGTCAAGCCAGCCGGGACCGAGCTATTCCGGTATGAGTAGTTTCTATATACACATGGATTTAAATTGAAGAATATTTATACGTATCCGACACTTTATTTGAGTCTGAGTAATATAAACTCTGCTTACTTCTGTAGGAGTCCTTTTGTATCATTTGTCTATGAAAGAGGCTGGCGTCAAAATTTCAACCGCCGTGGATTTCCCGGGCCTGATGAAGAGGTAAATCTTGATTGGATTTGTATAATGTTTGAATTTGCCGATGTGAACATGACGTTGTTCGGTTTGATGTATCGAGTTTGTAAACCTTGTGATTTTTGTCGAATTATGCAGTTCAGAATGGCTCAGGAGTACTTCAAACCTGTAGAAGGTGGCATTTTAGTTGATGTTAGCTGTGGAAGTGGTTTGTTTTCCCGGAAATTCGTGAAATCCGGAACTTATTCTGGTGTTATAGCACTCGATTTTTCCGAAAACATGCTCCGGCAATGTAATGATTTCATCGAGCAAGATGCTTCTATTTTGGCTAGGTAATGCCTACCTACCACTTTTATATTTCTTCATAAGCAAGGAACTGATCCACACTTTCAATCGGTGAATTTTCAGCAATATCGCTCTTGTTAGGGCCGATGTTTCCCGGCTTCCTTTCTCATCGGGTTCCGTTGATGCCGTACATGCCGGTGCCGCCCTGCATTGCTGGCCATCGCCTATGAATGCCGTAAGCATTCTTTCCCAATATGTTCTTTGTCACAAATTAGAGCTTGAACTTGACTTGAAATTTGAGGTTTGACGTTTGGCTCGAGCTTTAATTAAGTTTTACTTTTAACATTCAAGCTCAATTCGGGATGAAGTCTCGATTGGGCTCGTTTACATGGTAAAAAACATATTCTTAAAGCATTTGCTTGTTTTGATCATTTTCAGGTTGCCGAAATTAGTCGTATATTGAGAAGTGGCGGAGTCTTTGTCGGAAGCACTTTTCTCCGTTATACGTCGTCTACTCCCCGTATAATCCGACCTTTCCGAGAGGTACAAGCGAATTCATTCGGATTTCTTTTTAACTTTATACCAAACATCTATGCTACCCCGACACTTTTTCTTCAAGTTTCAGTATCCGACACCCGTGTTCTCGGTTTTTTTAGAGGATTCTGCAAAATTACAGTTACCTTACGGAGGAAGAGATCGAAGCCTTGTGTACATCTTGCGGTCTTACCAACTATACAAGAAATATTCAACAATCTTTCATCATGTTTTCGGCTCAGAAGCCTTAAAGCAAGATTCGGGTTCAGATAATTtcagatatatatattttcaatgcACCTCCGATCATGATCCGTAATGATTAGTTGCATAACATTATTGATTACACACGCATAATTAAAAACTATATTCAAGTTCTCACATCAACTCAAATAAATAGTTCAAGTTGAATAATTTAACTCTGATttaaattaaacaactcaaattgTTCGAAcaacttaatatttatatatggaatttctaagttcatttatatttatattagatttttagttctatatatataaataggagAGTGTTGATGGGGCAAGTCGGACACTGACTTGTAAAACTCAAAACCTAGAGGAGACGGGAGGGAGGAGTTTGGGGCCTGgccctcaaaaatttaaaaattacatttttctttaaaatgtataaaattataaattaataataataaaattacgatgagattttaaattagttttttaaaaacttgtaaaaatattatctaatacaatggtgaaattgcattttaattCCTATAAgaatttataacttaattttacctgaataactatttattattattttttaaaatacatttatatttttaaaaataaaattaaataaaaatgaacaagtccATCTTTGGACAAACAAATGATGTCAGTTTTTGTTAGGGTTTAACCTAAGAAAATAGTAGAGAGTCTCTCTGTTTTTCACTGTCATGCATAGTTGTtccattttaactaaaatttctgTGTTTCTCATTTAaccaaaataactaaaaaaatccCCTACTAATTTAAACACTGCTTCTAAAGCTATATAAAAGCCCCAACTAAAACATAAATCATCAACAATCTTTTATggtgataaaaaaatttcatgttcAAGTTTTTCAATTGACATGCATTCTCGGTTCCATCTCTGAACAATCTTTACGTTGCATGGCGTCAAAAATCTGGCCATTGAACACCAAGATGCAAAGCCGTACATGCTTGTGTTCGCCCACCAAGCACCCTGGTTCCTTCAAGTGTAGCTGCCATCGGCATTCCAACGAGCCGGTTTCATCCGGTTGTCGAACCGTGCCGGTCTGTGCCGCCTTTTTGAATTATAGGGGATTGGGTTCCATCAAGAAAACGAATTTCAACACGGTGAATTTGTTGCAAATGGTGAACCCGTCGTCGAGATCGAGGGTGGACATGCAAAGGATATGGAATTTCCAACCTGAAccttcaaggttttttttttaattaattttttatttaatgcctAAAATTAACTATAGTTATTTTCAAACCCTTAGATAAGAGGATAATACACTTCAGGCACTCAAATCTACGTCTTCTTACACTGATCAATGCTAACGGAACTAAGACTTAATcgacataaactttaatttttatcaCTATATAAGCATTCATTTTCTTCTGCAACTTATCTTCTCACTAGAAAATAGTTCTTTTTTCCTCGTAGTAGTAGAATctctaaggttttttttttgctttttcgtTTCATTTAAGGGGGTGAATGGTTTTCAAAATGGGAGCTTCGATGTTACCGGACCTTGGAGCCGAGATACTGATACCAGTTTGTGCGGTGATCGGCATAGCCTTTTCGCTGCTGCAATGGGTATTGGTTTCAAAGAAGCTCTCGCCGGGATCCTCCAGGAATGACGGTGCAGATTGAGAAAACGGGTTTACCGATCGCCTCATTGAAGAAGTAGTCTTGATGATCACCATATGGTTTTTGGACCTTATAATTGTTGTCGAGGAAGATCGCTTTCTAGGCTTGTCTTGAACCTTTAATGAAAGATTTGTTCTAGAGGTGTTTATGCTCGATTTTTGTTTTGAGTTTTTGTTTCCTGCACTTCGAATTCAAAGAGATTCATGGAGTTTAGTGGGAATGCCTGGTTCAACAAGGAAATGTTTTTTTAGCATTTTGGCCTAGGTGGACTAGATTATCTCGCCGAACTCCATGAACCCTTTGAGCTTGAAATTCTCTCAGGTGTCCTCGCTGGATCCCTCGTCTCTGGTGTCCAGGTAATATTAACAAGTCTTGATATTGCTTGTATCCCAAGTTACATCTTTAATGTCTTTTCCGTCTCGTAGATCGCTATCTCCGCTTCAAACACTGGTGGTGCTTGGGACAATGCTAAGTACATTGAGGTATATACATTATTTGATCGAGTCACTTTCTACAATCCATGATCGATGTTTTGAAAGTAATGGTTCTATATATACACTTGGATTTTGTTGATCACAGGCTGGTGCTTCGGAACATGCAAGAACTCTCGGTCCCAAAGGATCCAGTCCACATAAAGCGGCCATTGGTGACCCTTTAAAGGATACATCCGGTCCATCATTGAACATCCTTATCAAGCTAATGGCGGTCGAATCGCTCGTCTTTGCTGCTACACCGTGGTTCACCGATCCCAGTCTCTACCAGTTCTTCTCCAGAGATGCCATATCAAGGTTCAAACCGGGCATCGAAAAAATTTTCCCTTGAAAGGGTTCACGTACGGCGACATCAATGACGACAACAACGACAATGATGATTTCGGGCATGGATAATTACAATTGATTTGTATCTATTTCATTAGGCTTTGCAGTAGTCCATGTAGTGTAAATTTGAAGCTCAAATTTAGTAGTAAGTTCGGTAGTGATGGTGGGATATTATTCACAAATATTTCAAACACAATTCTTTTTTAATccaaatttaaatgaataaaatattttccaaaaagtTTCAATATCTCGATATAATTATACTGCACTAGAAATTTTATTACATGTGTATGCGTGTGAAACTATTTAGAatatatatctttaaaaatacatataataaaaaataaaatatatagtttgaaactaattaattataataacacataaatacattagattaatactattaaatttcaaatatataaaatttataaggatttatagtatattttaatctttaaactttTACGCGCGTGGAAACCATAATATAAAAAAAGCAAATGCCAATTATATAAGAATTTGATCCTAATCAATGTATAATTAAATTGATCATAACCTCAATAAAAGAGTGACcatgttgtattaattttataataaattattattttttgaaaggaATTGAGGTGTTGATGAGCTGTGTAGGATCTagatgtaattttaaaaatatattaatattaatataaacttatttttatattttttttaatttttatcagcCTCATAAATTTTAGAGTAAACTGTACTAGTAGTCAcccaattattaataattttttttatcacttaactatgtaagattataaaatgatcatccAATTATTCGATTTTTTTCACTAATCATTAAATGGCTAATGGAAAGGCAATCtgacaaaaaaaaatcgaataattGAATGATCGTTTTACAACTTTTCATAATAATATGACCACAAAAAAACatactaatagttgggtgactatcaGTATAGTTTACCCAAAACTTTATTCTTTACTTTGCCTCTAACTATTACCATTGTAATGTGGGTTAAGATTCACTTCATTACTTTTTCATCCATTAATATTCAATACAACGATCATCATTCAAATGTATAAGTCCCAGCTATTCaatgtgaaaataaatttataaatggtgattaaatatgaattaaataaatgaaaaagtaacGGAGTAAAATCAAACTCTCGAAATACCAAACCCTACATGGTACTCTTTAATTGAATAAACCAATGGTTGATAAGGGATGAACACATATACCCACTTTAGCCAAGCTTTACTAAACAAGGGTGATGCACACTTTAGCCACAAATATTGGACTAACTatgcaaatgaaaatataaaaataatttaagtgacaaaaataagttaattttggttTACTATTCATATGCATACCTTGATAATTATATAACAGAAAATGCAACATTTTTTTATGGGAAGAGTTTTAATATTTGACTAtatgtttttttgtttgatgaaatttttatttctttctttatactatttaatttcatagatttagtttttttttttaaataatttgattcaGTGATAGTCAAAATTAATTCGAGACAAAACACATCAGATTGAAAATCGAAATATATCAAATTACAATGCCCATACATTGTGAGACTTAAACCTAAAATAATCTGGAGGAGAATCACATACGATATTTGTGCATGGTAAGGCTCAAATATGGGCACTCAAGATCTCTGAGTGTTAGCCTTTACCAATACTACCAAAGCCTCGTTGACAATAATATTAGTGATTTTGACTATGGTCAAGGGCCGCAGGAAGGGGGCAAACAGGACCCTGAACCCTTAAAATTGAAAAACATATATTTTTGCcctttaaaatgtataaaattataaaatagtaataataaatttacattttgaccccctaaaaatgataaaattttaatttagtcttttaaaaaattataaaaatattagctaatatgatggtgaaattgcattttaactcttatcaaaatttatacattAATTCTACC is a window of Gossypium hirsutum isolate 1008001.06 chromosome D08, Gossypium_hirsutum_v2.1, whole genome shotgun sequence DNA encoding:
- the LOC107942477 gene encoding uncharacterized methyltransferase At2g41040, chloroplastic isoform X1 — protein: MAIAPPSLHKYLYAKYPCVSHDFRFRHSLRFSCRPFRFTARASSTVSLETDLSIQKNQTEGTDLFSCPVCYEPLIRKGPPGLNLAAIYRSGFKCKQCDKSYSSKDTYLDLTVTAGLRDYTEVKPAGTELFRSPFVSFVYERGWRQNFNRRGFPGPDEEFRMAQEYFKPVEGGILVDVSCGSGLFSRKFVKSGTYSGVIALDFSENMLRQCNDFIEQDASILASNIALVRADVSRLPFSSGSVDAVHAGAALHCWPSPMNAVAEISRILRSGGVFVGSTFLRYTSSTPRIIRPFREFQYPTPVFSVFLEDSAKLQLPYGGRDRSLVYILRSYQLYKKYSTIFHHVFGSEALKQDSGSDNFRYIYFQCTSDHDP
- the LOC107942477 gene encoding uncharacterized methyltransferase At2g41040, chloroplastic isoform X2, whose protein sequence is MAIAPPSLHKYLYAKYPCVSHDFRFRHSLRFSCRPFRFTARASSTVSLETDLSIQKNQTEGTDLFSCPVCYEPLIRKGPPGLNLAAIYRSGFKCKQCDKSYSSKDTYLDLTVTAGLRDYTEVKPAGTELFRSPFVSFVYERGWRQNFNRRGFPGPDEEFRMAQEYFKPVEGGILVDVSCGSGLFSRKFVKSGTYSGVIALDFSENMLRQCNDFIEQDASILASNIALVRADVSRLPFSSGSVDAVHAGAALHCWPSPMNAVAEISRILRSGGVFVGSTFLRYTSSTPRIIRPFREYPTPVFSVFLEDSAKLQLPYGGRDRSLVYILRSYQLYKKYSTIFHHVFGSEALKQDSGSDNFRYIYFQCTSDHDP
- the LOC107942477 gene encoding uncharacterized methyltransferase At2g41040, chloroplastic isoform X3, with product MAIAPPSLHKYLYAKYPCVSHDFRFRHSLRFSCRPFRFTARASSTVSLETDLSIQKNQTEGTDLFSCPVCYEPLIRKGPPGLNLAAIYRSGFKCKQCDKSYSSKDTYLDLTVTAGLRDYTEVKPAGTELFRSPFVSFVYERGWRQNFNRRGFPGPDEEFRMAQEYFKPVEGGILVDVSCGSGLFSRKFVKSGTYSGVIALDFSENMLRQCNDFIEQDASILASNIALVRADVSRLPFSSGSVDAVHAGAALHCWPSPMNAVAEISRILRSGGVFVGSTFLRYTSSTPRIIRPFRERILQNYSYLTEEEIEALCTSCGLTNYTRNIQQSFIMFSAQKP
- the LOC121220386 gene encoding pyrophosphate-energized vacuolar membrane proton pump 1; translated protein: MTHFGLGGLDYLAELHEPFELEILSGVLAGSLVSGVQIAISASNTGGAWDNAKYIEAGASEHARTLGPKGSSPHKAAIGDPLKDTSGPSLNILIKLMAVESLVFAATPWFTDPSLYQFFSRDAISRFKPGIEKIFP